A section of the Bryobacteraceae bacterium genome encodes:
- a CDS encoding phosphoglucomutase, alpha-D-glucose phosphate-specific: protein MLSGMALHPLAGKPAPREILIDPDRLVSAYYENRPDPADAQQRVAFGTSGHRGSSLDATFTEAHILAIAQAICDYRHERGYTGPLFLGRDTHALSAPAERTAIEVFAANGVHVAIPAGGGFTPTPVISHAILEANRAGRAVSDGVVITPSHNPPADGGFKYNPPDGGPAGSDVTGWIERRANDLLAGDNREVRRLPYEQAMRTGLVRETDFARDYIAQLGTALDMEAIRASGLRIGVDPLGGAAVHYWARIAEHYRLNLTVVNPRVDPAFAFMTVDHDGRIRMDCSSPYAMAGLVSLKDQFDVAFGNDPDADRHGIVTRTGGLMNPNHYLCAAIRYLCTHRPAWPAAAKVGKTLVSSGIIDRVAASVGREVCEVPVGFKWFAPGLFDGSLCFGGEESAGASFVRRDGSVWTTDKDGILLGLLACEITAVSGRDPALHYREIEQQLGRSYYTRIDTPATAEQKSKLARLEAGMVTDAVLAGDPILARLTTAPGNGAPIGGLKVVTEGGWFAARPSGTENIYKLYAESFRSEEHLARLVEEARALVARALA from the coding sequence ATGCTGTCTGGTATGGCACTGCATCCGCTGGCGGGCAAACCGGCGCCCCGCGAGATTCTCATCGATCCCGACAGGCTGGTGAGCGCGTATTACGAGAACAGGCCTGACCCGGCCGATGCGCAGCAGCGCGTCGCCTTCGGCACCAGCGGCCATCGCGGTTCTTCGCTCGATGCGACGTTCACCGAGGCGCACATTCTGGCCATCGCGCAGGCCATCTGCGACTACCGCCACGAACGCGGCTACACGGGGCCGCTCTTTCTCGGCAGGGACACGCACGCACTGTCGGCGCCTGCCGAGCGAACCGCCATTGAGGTGTTCGCCGCCAACGGCGTGCACGTGGCCATTCCGGCCGGCGGAGGTTTCACGCCAACGCCGGTCATCTCGCACGCGATTCTCGAAGCCAACCGCGCCGGGCGGGCCGTCAGCGATGGCGTCGTCATCACTCCCAGCCACAACCCGCCCGCCGACGGCGGCTTCAAGTACAACCCGCCGGATGGCGGGCCTGCGGGCTCCGATGTTACCGGCTGGATCGAACGCCGCGCCAACGACCTGCTCGCCGGCGACAACCGCGAGGTCCGCCGTCTCCCCTACGAACAGGCGATGCGCACGGGGCTGGTGCGGGAAACCGACTTTGCGCGCGACTACATCGCGCAGCTCGGCACGGCGCTCGACATGGAAGCGATCCGCGCCTCCGGCCTCCGCATCGGCGTGGACCCGCTCGGCGGCGCGGCAGTCCACTACTGGGCGCGCATCGCCGAACATTACCGGCTCAACCTCACGGTGGTCAACCCGCGCGTGGATCCGGCCTTCGCCTTCATGACTGTCGATCACGACGGCCGCATCCGCATGGACTGCTCCAGCCCTTACGCCATGGCGGGCCTGGTGAGCCTGAAGGACCAGTTCGACGTTGCCTTCGGCAACGACCCCGACGCCGACCGCCACGGCATCGTGACGCGAACTGGCGGGCTGATGAACCCGAACCACTACCTCTGCGCCGCCATCCGCTACCTGTGCACGCACCGGCCAGCGTGGCCGGCGGCGGCGAAGGTCGGAAAGACGCTCGTGTCGAGCGGCATCATCGACCGGGTGGCCGCAAGCGTGGGCCGGGAGGTCTGCGAAGTTCCCGTCGGCTTCAAGTGGTTCGCGCCGGGGCTGTTTGATGGCTCGCTGTGCTTCGGCGGCGAGGAGAGCGCCGGCGCCAGCTTCGTGCGGCGCGACGGCTCGGTGTGGACCACTGACAAGGACGGCATCCTGCTCGGACTGCTCGCGTGCGAGATCACCGCGGTGAGCGGCCGCGACCCGGCCCTTCACTACCGCGAAATCGAGCAGCAGCTCGGCCGCTCGTACTACACGCGCATCGACACGCCGGCCACGGCGGAACAGAAATCGAAACTGGCAAGGCTCGAGGCAGGCATGGTGACGGACGCTGTTCTGGCCGGCGATCCAATCCTCGCCCGGCTCACCACCGCGCCGGGCAATGGCGCCCCCATCGGGGGCCTCAAGGTGGTCACCGAAGGCGGCTGGTTCGCCGCGCGCCCCTCAGGGACGGAAAACATCTACAAGCTCTACGCCGAAAGCTTCCGCAGCGAGGAGCACCTGGCGCGTCTCGTCGAGGAGGCCCGCGCGCTGGTGGCGCGCGCGCTCGCCTGA